In Nocardia higoensis, the DNA window AGTTCTCCAGTGCCGCCTCGAGAATTGCGCGCTGCGCCCGGTCCGCTCCCTTCTGCGGGCCGTAGACCGCGACCGCGCCGCGTGGGCCGAGCAGCGGATTGTCGACATCGCAGGCCAGCGTGAAGGTGACCGTGCCGACGCGTTCGCGCACGGCCTCGGTCTCGAGCCGGGCGACGCGCGCCAGAGCGGCTCCGCCGAGGGGCACCTCGTCGCCGCGCGCGTCGAGCAACCGGGCGCCGAGCGCTCGCAGCATGCCCGCCCCGCCATCGGTGGAGGCGCTGCCGCCGAGACCGAGCACGATCTCGCGCACGCCCTCGTCGATCGCGTGCCCGATGACGACACCCAGACCGAACGTGCTCGCGCCCAGCGGGTCAGGCGTGCCGCCCGGCAGCTTCGCCAGACCGGTGACCGCGGCCAACTCCACGACGGCGGTGTCCCCGCGCAGCGCGTACGAGGTCTGCGAGAGCTGTCCGGTCGGGCCGGGGGCGGTGAGCCCGACCCGCTGCCAGCCCGCGGCGACGAACGCGTCCACGGTGCCGTCGCCGCCGTCGGCGACCGGCACCCGGCACAGGTCGGCGGACGGCAGCACCGAGGCGATGCCACGTGCCAGGGCGGCCGCCACTTCGGGCGCGGTGAGCGAGCCCTTGAACTTGTCCGGGGCGAGTACCACCCGGGGCGCGGGAGTCACCGGCCCATTCTCCGGGACCGGATCGCGCGGCGCACGGTGCCTTCGGCGCGCACGGCCCGCGCTGCCGACGCCGGGCATCACCGATGTGAGCGCACAGTATTCAACGCGGCGCTCACGACGCGGGCAACGGCGCTTCGGGAGCCTCGGAGATGGACACCTCGCCGGTACGCAGGTAGGTCAGCACGGCCTCGTCGACGACCGGGTTCCCGCGGCCGAAGGTGCCGTGATCACCGCCCTCGACGGTGATGAGCGCGGCGTGCAGCGCCAGCGCCAGCGCTGGGCCACCCTCGTAGGGGGTGAGTGCGTCGTGCCTGCTCTGCAACAGCAGCGGAGCGGTGCCCAGGGCCGCGCCGTCGATCGCCACCGGCTCGGTGACAGGCGGCCAGGAACCGCAGCTCATGCCGGAGCGCACCAGGGCGGCGCGGGCGTCGAGGGCGTTGCCGCCGGAGGCGAGGGTGCTCACCGCGGCGCCGAGCATCTCGGGCCTGCCCGGCACCGCGTTCTCGTTGCACGTGATGGCGGAGAACACGAAGCGGCCGATCGGATCGGTGTCGGTCGCGCCCGCGATGGCGACCAGCCGCTCGATATCGGCGGGATCGGCTTGCGCGCGGGCCATCGCCTCGGCGAAGGCGGGCCAGAACGCGCGGGTGTAGGTGGCCACCGAGGTCGCGCTCACCAGCGGCACCTGCGCGGACGCACCGCCGGAGAGCAGCAGGCGCAGGAAGTTCTGCACCTTCGCCAATTGCTCGGTGCCGCCGTTGAAGCCGTCGCGGGCGATCTCGGCGAGCGGGTCGGGCAGTTCGCCGGGCAGATCGGAGACGGCGGCCGGCGGCGGGGTGAGGTTGGCGTACCAACCGCCGCCCTGCGTGGACACCTGGCGCACCCAGGTCCGGTAGACCTGCATGGCGGTGGCGCCGAGGCGATATTCGTCGTCGCGTTCGGCGATCCACTCGAACAGAGCGTCCAGGCGGTGCTTGCCCGCGGCCTGCTGCTGGGCGAACTCTTCGGTCCAGATCCAGCCGGGGTGCACGTTGGAGTCCAGGACCATGCGCTCGACCCGCTGCGGGAACAACGTGGCGTAGACCGCGCCGAGATAGGTGCCGTAGGAGGTGCCCAGGTAGCCGATGCGGTCCAGACCGAGGGCGGCGCGCACGGCGTCCAAATCGCGGGCGGTGTTCTCGGTGGTGATGGTGTCGAGGTAGCCGGGCTGGGCCTCGTCGCAGGCGGCCCTGAGCTCGTCGTCGCTCACCGCCACCTGATCGTCCTCGGTGGTCTGCGCCGCGCACGAGAGCGGGGTGGCCCAACGCAGGCCGCGCGGTTGCACGGCGTAGAGGTCGTAGTGCGCGGCGATGTCGGCGGGCATGGTCGCCACCCGCTGCGCCCAGAAATCCAGGGCGTCGACGCCGGGGCCGCCGGGGTTGGTGAACAGCACTCCGCGCCGCTCGCCCTGGGCGGCGATCCGGCTGACGGTGAGTTCGATACGCGGGCCGTCCGGTTCGGCGTGGTTCATGGGCACGTCGATCACCGCGCACTGCGCGCCCCTGCCCGGGGTCACCGCCCCGTCGGGACACGACCCGAACACCGGGCTCGGTGCGGCGAGGACCGGGGGCGCGACGAGCGCCGAGGGACCCGCCGAGCTCACCACGCCGAGAGCGAGCGCCGCCTGAAACAGCTTTTTCCGCATCATCTTTCGCACCTCCGCGGGTCGCCGCCGCGCAGGCTGAGCGCGACCCGGTCACCGAGCATTCTCGCCGCGTGGGCGCGAGAGGACAAGTCATCAGGCATTTCCCCGTGGCGCACATCCATATCGCCGCGGCACAGCGTTGCGATGTCTCATGGCGGGCCCCGGCGGAGTAGCGTCGAACCATGTCGACCGAGGTCCGCATCAACACCGCACTGGAACGTTTCGAGATCTACGTCGACGGCGACATCGCCGGCTACGCCGAGTACCAGGACACCGCTTCCGAGCGCGCGTTCGTGCACACCGAGATCTATCCGCGGTACGAACGGCAGGGCTACGCCACAGAACTCATCGGCACGGCGCTGCGCAGCACCCGCGGTGAGGGCTTCGGCATCCTGCCGATGTGCTCGATGGTGCGTCACTTCGTGGAGATCAACCCGCAGTTCATCGCCTCGGTGCCGCAGTGGGCGCGGGGCCGGATGGGGTTGCCCCAGTAGCGGATTCAGTAGTGGGCGATCGCCCCGTCGAGGGCGGTCTGCAGGTCGGCGCGCACCAGCCGGGCGATGTCGGCGGGCTTGTCGGGCAGCTCCAGGACCGGGACGCCGAAATAGAAGCTGGCGGATTTCGCCTCCTCGCGATCGGGTTCGATCGCGTCCTCGGGCCGTGGGCCGTAGCTCAGGCCGATGCTGACCAGCGCGGGACGCACGTCCAGCTTCATGGTGCGGAAGGCGATGTGCCCGATGCCGCTGCCGACGGCCTGCACCTTGGCCGGGTCGACGTCGTTGCAGGTGCCCTCCGGGAAGATCGCCAGATGGTCGCCGCGGGCCAGGCGGTCGGCGCAGATGTTCATCATCTGCTGACCGGCCGCGTTCACGGCTCTGAGGCCGTGATCCTTGCCGCGGAAGACGGGGATGCCGCCCATCATGTCGACCTTGCGCCGCTGGTCCGGATCGACGAACAGCTCGTCCTTCGCCAGTACCCGCACCCTCCCGATGATGGAGCGCAGCGGGCTGCGCCAGGTCATCGCGGCGACGGTGTAGGGATCGTGCCGGGAGAGGTGGTTGATGGCGAAGATCGTGGGCCGCCGCGAACGCAGCAACTCGCGGACCTGCTCCCTGGCCTCGTCCGCGTAGGAGACGCGCGGACGGAAGCGGCGGGCGAGCAGAGCGTACGCGGCCAGCGCGGTGAGCCGACGCTGACGATGATCCCGGTAATAGTCGTACACGGCGTCGACGTTGTCGAGACTCACCACGGGTTGCTCCATGTCACCGACTCTAGATCGGTACCGGGACGGACGAGCACTTCACCGGACAAACTGCGATGATGACGAGGTGGCACGCGGAGACGACCCGGACGAGAGCAAGACTCAGGACGGGCACGGCGACCGGCGGCGGCGCGGCTCGCGCGACGGCGAGCCGGCGGTCCGTGCCGGCTCACTGCTGCTGGCGGATACCAGCCTGACCGAACCCACCTTCCGGCGCACGGTCGTCTACATCATGGAGCACAACGATTCGGGCAGTCTGGGCGTGGTGCTCAACCGGCCCAGCGACACCGCGGTCCGCGAGGTGCTGCCGCGCTGGGCGGATCTGGCCGCCGCCCCGGCTACGCTGCACGTCGGCGGCCCGGTCAAACGTGACGCCGCCCTGTGCCTGGGGACCCTCCGGGTCGGCGCGTCCACCGCCGGGGTGCCCGGGCTGCGGCGCATCGACGGGCGAGTGGTGCTGGTCGATCTGTCCGCCGACCCCGAGCAGATCGCGCCGCTGGTGGAAGGCGTGCGGGTGTTCGCAGGCTACTCGGGATGGACCTTCGGTCAGCTCGAAGGCGAGCTGGACAACGACGACTGGATCGTGCTGTCCGCGCTGCCGCACGACCCGATCTCCGCCGCCAGGCCGGACCTGTGGGCCGACGTCCTGCGTCGCCAGCCGCTGCCGCTGTCGCTGCTGGCGACCCATCCGATCGACGTCGAACGGAACTGACCCGGGCCGGTCGGAACCGGCCCGGGCTCGTGAGTTCCGCGCTCACCGGGAGGGAATCGCGGTTACCGGTCCTGCCGGGTGAACACCCGCGCCGACCAGACGAATCCGATCAGGCCGAGCCCGGCGCACCAGGCCAGGGCGGCGACGGCCGAGCCACCGATCTCGGTGCCCATGAGCAGGCCACGGATCGTTTCGGTGAGCGGGGTGAAGGGCTGGTACTCGGCGAACTGGCGCAGCCCGGTCGGCATGGTGTCGGTGGCGACCAGACCGCTACCGAGGAACGGCAGCAGGATGAACGGCATCGGCAGATTGCTCGCACTCTCGGGGTTGGGAGAGATCAGGCCCATGCCGACCGCGATCCAGGACAGTGCCAGCGTGAACAGCGCGAGCAGGCCGAAGGCCGCCAGCCATTCCAGCGGATTCGCGTTCGGCCGCCAGCCGATCAGCAGCCCGACCAGCGCCATGGCCCCGGTGCCGAGGATGCCCAGGATCAGGGTGCCGCCCACGTGGCCGGCCAGCATGGACGACGGTGCGATGGGCATGGTGCGGAACCGGTTGACGATGCCTTTGGTCGTGTCGGTCGCGATCTGGACCGCCAGCGAGGCCATCAGGTACGCCGGGATCAGCAGCAGCATGCCCGGGGTGAGGTAGTCGATGTACTCGCCGCCGGAGGCCATCTCCAGCGCACCGCCGAAGACGAAGGCGAAGACCAGCAGCAGGATCACCGGCATCACGATGATGCTGACGATCATGCTGGGATAGCGCCAGGCCTGCAGCAGGTTGCGGCGCAGCATGGTCCACGATTCCCGCGCCGAGTCGGTCATCGTGCGGGTCCGGGCGGCCGGTGCGGGCAGGGCGGTGCTCATCGGGCGATCTCCTTGCTGGTGGCGTCGGCCGCGTCGGTGGCGGGGCGGCCGGTGAGGGTGAGGAAGACGTCGTCGAGGGTCGGCGTCTGCACGGCCAGGGCGGCGGCCTCGACACCGACGGCGTCGAGGCGGTCGAGCACGGCGCGCAGCGAACGCACCCCACCGTCGCTGGGCACGGCCAGGCTCGGCCGGTCGCCGTCGTCGACGATCCGGGCGTCGGCCAGCCCGGCCGCCGCGGCGTCCAGATCGGCCCGGTCGGTGAATTCCAGGCGGATGTGTCCGCCGGGGACGAGACGCTTGAGTTCGGCCGCGGTGCCCTCGGCGACGATGCGCCCGCCGTCGAGCACGGCGATGCGGTCGGCGAGCTGGTCGGCTTCTTCGAGGTACTGGGTGGTGAGGAAGACCGTGACGCCGGTGTCGGCGACCAGGTTCTCGATGGTGTGCCACACCGCTCGCCTGCTGCGTGGGTCCAGGCCGGTGGTCGGCTCGTCGAGGAAGAGCACCCGCGGGCCGCCGACCAGGGTCATCGCCAGGTCGAGTCTGCGGGTCATACCGCCGGAGTAGCCGCTCGCGACCCGGTCGGCGGCCTCGACCAGGTCGAAGCGGGCGAGCAGGTCGTCGATCAATCGCGCGGACCGCGCCCGCGGCATGTGCCACAGGTCGGCCATGAGCCGCAGGTTCTCCCGGCCGGTGAGCAGCTCGTCGACGGCGGCGAACTGGCCGGTCACGCCGATCACTTCGCGAATCCGGTCGGCGGCCGTGGTCATGTCGTGGCCGCAGACCGTGATCTCGCCCGCGTCGGGGCGCAGCAACGTGGTCAGGATCTGCACGGTGGTGGTCTTGCCCGCGCCGTTGGGGCCGAGCAGCGCGAAGATCTCGCCCTGTCCGACGGTGAGATCGATGCCGTCGAGCACGATGTGGTCGCCGTAGCTCTTGCCGAGGCCGCGCGCCGAGATGGCGGGCACGGACCTGTTGTCGCCCATGAGGTTTCCTCTCCAGAATCATTAATTGATTCGAATAAATGCATGTTTCAGCGCCACCGCCCCCGCGGGGCTCGGTGTTGTGGTCTGGCTGTGCGATCGGGCGCGAACGCGTTCGCGCGCCGGTCAGATGTCGAGATCCTCGATCTTCGGATGCGCTGCGAGATCGGCGATCCGCTCGTAGAACTTGTCCGGCAACCTGCCCTTCAACTCCTCCACCGAATCGACGATGTCCATGGCGAACTCACCCCAGTCGGGATCGCCCACGCCGAACGCCCGCCGCCAGGTGCGC includes these proteins:
- a CDS encoding glycerate kinase, translating into MTPAPRVVLAPDKFKGSLTAPEVAAALARGIASVLPSADLCRVPVADGGDGTVDAFVAAGWQRVGLTAPGPTGQLSQTSYALRGDTAVVELAAVTGLAKLPGGTPDPLGASTFGLGVVIGHAIDEGVREIVLGLGGSASTDGGAGMLRALGARLLDARGDEVPLGGAALARVARLETEAVRERVGTVTFTLACDVDNPLLGPRGAVAVYGPQKGADRAQRAILEAALENWAALAGPAAAATPGAGAAGGTGFAAIAVLGARVRSGIEIILDLLDFATLVSGADLVITGEGALDEQSLHGKAPIGVCAAAGEVPVVAAVGRTLLPPQRLRAAGFAACYALTDLEPDPDRCIGDAARLLEELGARIAVERLGDSNAVRS
- a CDS encoding alpha/beta fold hydrolase, whose amino-acid sequence is MMRKKLFQAALALGVVSSAGPSALVAPPVLAAPSPVFGSCPDGAVTPGRGAQCAVIDVPMNHAEPDGPRIELTVSRIAAQGERRGVLFTNPGGPGVDALDFWAQRVATMPADIAAHYDLYAVQPRGLRWATPLSCAAQTTEDDQVAVSDDELRAACDEAQPGYLDTITTENTARDLDAVRAALGLDRIGYLGTSYGTYLGAVYATLFPQRVERMVLDSNVHPGWIWTEEFAQQQAAGKHRLDALFEWIAERDDEYRLGATAMQVYRTWVRQVSTQGGGWYANLTPPPAAVSDLPGELPDPLAEIARDGFNGGTEQLAKVQNFLRLLLSGGASAQVPLVSATSVATYTRAFWPAFAEAMARAQADPADIERLVAIAGATDTDPIGRFVFSAITCNENAVPGRPEMLGAAVSTLASGGNALDARAALVRSGMSCGSWPPVTEPVAIDGAALGTAPLLLQSRHDALTPYEGGPALALALHAALITVEGGDHGTFGRGNPVVDEAVLTYLRTGEVSISEAPEAPLPAS
- a CDS encoding GNAT family N-acetyltransferase, giving the protein MSTEVRINTALERFEIYVDGDIAGYAEYQDTASERAFVHTEIYPRYERQGYATELIGTALRSTRGEGFGILPMCSMVRHFVEINPQFIASVPQWARGRMGLPQ
- a CDS encoding lysophospholipid acyltransferase family protein, which produces MEQPVVSLDNVDAVYDYYRDHRQRRLTALAAYALLARRFRPRVSYADEAREQVRELLRSRRPTIFAINHLSRHDPYTVAAMTWRSPLRSIIGRVRVLAKDELFVDPDQRRKVDMMGGIPVFRGKDHGLRAVNAAGQQMMNICADRLARGDHLAIFPEGTCNDVDPAKVQAVGSGIGHIAFRTMKLDVRPALVSIGLSYGPRPEDAIEPDREEAKSASFYFGVPVLELPDKPADIARLVRADLQTALDGAIAHY
- a CDS encoding YqgE/AlgH family protein gives rise to the protein MARGDDPDESKTQDGHGDRRRRGSRDGEPAVRAGSLLLADTSLTEPTFRRTVVYIMEHNDSGSLGVVLNRPSDTAVREVLPRWADLAAAPATLHVGGPVKRDAALCLGTLRVGASTAGVPGLRRIDGRVVLVDLSADPEQIAPLVEGVRVFAGYSGWTFGQLEGELDNDDWIVLSALPHDPISAARPDLWADVLRRQPLPLSLLATHPIDVERN
- a CDS encoding ABC transporter permease, whose product is MSTALPAPAARTRTMTDSARESWTMLRRNLLQAWRYPSMIVSIIVMPVILLLVFAFVFGGALEMASGGEYIDYLTPGMLLLIPAYLMASLAVQIATDTTKGIVNRFRTMPIAPSSMLAGHVGGTLILGILGTGAMALVGLLIGWRPNANPLEWLAAFGLLALFTLALSWIAVGMGLISPNPESASNLPMPFILLPFLGSGLVATDTMPTGLRQFAEYQPFTPLTETIRGLLMGTEIGGSAVAALAWCAGLGLIGFVWSARVFTRQDR
- a CDS encoding ATP-binding cassette domain-containing protein, which translates into the protein MGDNRSVPAISARGLGKSYGDHIVLDGIDLTVGQGEIFALLGPNGAGKTTTVQILTTLLRPDAGEITVCGHDMTTAADRIREVIGVTGQFAAVDELLTGRENLRLMADLWHMPRARSARLIDDLLARFDLVEAADRVASGYSGGMTRRLDLAMTLVGGPRVLFLDEPTTGLDPRSRRAVWHTIENLVADTGVTVFLTTQYLEEADQLADRIAVLDGGRIVAEGTAAELKRLVPGGHIRLEFTDRADLDAAAAGLADARIVDDGDRPSLAVPSDGGVRSLRAVLDRLDAVGVEAAALAVQTPTLDDVFLTLTGRPATDAADATSKEIAR